From Motacilla alba alba isolate MOTALB_02 chromosome 4A, Motacilla_alba_V1.0_pri, whole genome shotgun sequence, one genomic window encodes:
- the LOC119695181 gene encoding LOW QUALITY PROTEIN: endogenous retrovirus group FC1 Env polyprotein (The sequence of the model RefSeq protein was modified relative to this genomic sequence to represent the inferred CDS: inserted 1 base in 1 codon), which produces MGFPNFGESSLYQTYWCPASNPGKSYCNYPGYGYCGYWGCETIVTSDRWQPQQLDKFLQVTYAPSGCREPKFARDGLIYTPQDGIKHTCKGYTMTIQQPTHESWATGRVWSVFIRAFRDYWVNIQIVRLPHVTPISLGPSPILARNRARERATAIIEPIREAHVPSPASTPLVPVVPKSASYDPYFNMLNATFLSLNQSNPDLTESCWLCYDSKPPFYEGVALNVSFNYSTSQNPPQCRWDTPRRGITLSRITGRGKCLGNATVARQKGIVCDEFIQPQSLDKWAIPTEPGMWVCQQSGVSPCVYLDNFNSSVDFCVQVLIVPRVIYHREEEMHLLSDEPRQLHKREVMTSITFAMLLSLGAAGTDTGVSALITQRQGLSQLQATVDEDLQKTEEFISLLEKSLSSLSEVDQQDRRGLDLLLMQQGGLCVALREECCFYADHTGVVRDSMTKLRERLASRKKERESQQGWFEXIAHQSPWLTTLISTLIGPCVMILLALMFGPCILNKLMSFLEIALTQLTSC; this is translated from the exons ATGGGGTTTCCCAACTTTGGGGAATCGTCACTGTATCAGACCTATTGGTGCCCTGCCTCTAACCCAGGTAAAAGTTATTGCAATTACCCAGGGTACGGTTACTGTGGATACTGGGGGTGCGAAACCATTGTGACAAGCGATAgatggcagccacagcagcttgACAAGTTTCTACAAGTTACCTATGCTCCCAGCGGCTGTCGCGAACCTAAATTCGCGAGGGACGGGCTGATATACACACCCCAAGATGGAATTAAACACACCTGCAAAGGCTATACAATGACCATCCAGCAGCCAACGCACGAAAGTTGGGCTACTGGTAGGGTTTGGTCGGTGTTCATCCGCGCCTTTCGCGACTATTGGGTGAACATCCAAATCGTTAGACTCCCACATGTGACACCCATCTCTCTTGGACCTAGCCCGATCCTTGCAAGAAACAGGGCCAGAGAGAGAGCTACAGCTATCATCGAACCCATACGTGAAGCACACGTACCTAGCCCCGCCTCTACACCACTCGTCCCTGTGGTGCCCAAGTCAGCTTCTTATGACCCATATTTTAACATGCTAAATGCTACCTTTTTGTCCCTGAACCAGTCGAATCCGGATCTCACTGAGTCATGCTGGCTGTGTTATGACTCAAAGCCCCCCTTTTACGAGGGCGTTGCCTTGAATGTCTCCTTCAACTACTCAACATCGCAAAATCCACCCCAGTGTAGGTGGGACACCCCCCGAAGAGGGATCACTTTGAGTCGGATTACGGGTCGAGGCAAGTGTTTGGGCAACGCGACCGTAGCCAGGCAAAAAGGCATAGTTTGTGATGAGTTCATACAGCCCCAAAGTTTGGACAAATGGGCAATCCCAACTGAGCCAGGGATGTGGGTGTGCCAACAATCTGGGGTCAGCCCTTGTGTGTACCTTGATAATTTCAATTCTTCTGTTGACTTTTGTGTCCAAGTTCTTATTGTTCCTAGGGTCATATATCACCGAGAGGAAGAAATGCATCTTCTATCTGATGAACCTCGCCAGCTCCACAAAAGGGAAGTAATGACTAGTATCACCTTTGCGATGCTCCTCAGTTTAGGAGCTGCCGGCACAGATACAGGTGTTTCGGCCCTTATAACCCAACGCCAAGGACTTTCCCAACTGCAGGCAACCGTTGATGAGGACTTGCAAAAAACTGAGGAATTCATCTCCCTTTTAGAAAAAtccctctcttctctttcagaGGTCGACCAGCAGGACAGACGAGGCCTGGACCTCCTGCTCATGCAACAGGGAGGTCTGTGTGTCGCCCTGAGAGAGGAATGCTGTTTTTACGCGGACCATACGGGAGTCGTGCGAGACTCAATGACCAAACTGAGGGAAAGACTGGcttccaggaaaaaagagagggaaagccAGCAGGGATGGTTTG TCATAGCTCATCAGTCCCCGTGGCTAACCACCCTTATCTCTACTCTCATAGGCCCTTGTGTTATGATACTTTTGGCATTAATGTTTGGACCCTGTATTTTGAACAAGTTAATGTCATTTTTAGAAATCGCTTTGACTCAATTAACATCATGCTAG